In the genome of Bacteroidota bacterium, the window ATTATTCTTCTTTCTTCGACTTAGAATTTGACTAACACGTTCGATTTCAGTTTCGCGACCTACAATTGGATCAAGTTTTCCATCTTCCGCCATTTTAGTCAAATCTCTTCCAAAATTATCCAATACGGGTGTTTTGGTTTTTGAAGATTTTGATTTTCCTTCACCACTGGCTGGCTTGTCTGAATCATCCGGAAACTCATCCTCATCTTCAGGATCTGAAGGCAAATCGGCTTTGGAATAGAATCGATCAATTAATTCTTCCTTTAGATTCTCATAATTAATAGAGTATTTGTGCATAATCTGAGAAGCTATATTATCTTCATCCTTTAATATGGATAATAAAAGATGCTCTGTATCAATTACTTCACTTTTCAATATACGCGCTTCTAAATATGTTAGTTTGAGTACATTTTCGGCTTGTTTGGTCAAAGGGATATTACCACTCACACCATCTGTTTTTTCAGCTGTATTTCGGATAACATCTTCTAATGATTTTTTTAATCGTAAAATGTCAACATCCATATTGTTTACAGCTTTAATGGCTTTGCCTACTCCCTCTCGAATAAGGCCTAATAATAAATGTTCAGGGCCAATATAATCGTGACCTAAACGAATAGCCTCTTCTCTGCTGTATTGAATGACATCTTGAACTCTGGGTGAAAATTTCGCGTTCATGTATATTTTGAATTAATTCTATCTAAATAATTGTGGCAGAAGACTCAAATATTAAGCCATCGGCATTTCTCCTCACTTTATCTGTCAAAATTACGAAATATCCCATTGGTGAAGCATCGAATAGATATTAACATTCAGATAAATGCAAAAAAAAGCTGTTTCCAATTCAAAATCAGAAACAGCCATTCCTATTTTTTCTCTTTAGTTTTTGTAAAACTTCGAGATCGTACTTTTTTCATTGTTAGCATTAATTTCAATGAAATAAAGTCCACTATTCAATTGATTAACATCGAGATTGATTAGAAAATCGCCAACAACTGATTGTTTATCTGACAGTAATAATTTACCGTTCAGGTCAAAAATACGAACCGACAATTGCGTAGCCTCATTTATTGATCCTTCAACAAATACTTGGCTTTTTGCGGGATTTGGATATAATTTTAAACGAATATCCTGATCATTCAATAAATTGATTCCTATGGTTGTGGTATCGGTATAAAAACCTTCAATATCGTTTTTATCTCTAGGTGTTAGTTTCCAATTACCAAAACTATAATAAAGAAGTCCGTTTACAAAACCCAAATGTTGATTTAGCGTTAAACTATCAACATTAAAATTACCTTCAATGGCACGTGACAAATCGTCCACTCTCAAACCATCAGTATTATTAGTGTCCAATGCAAACACCCATTCCCCATAATTTCCTGAAGGTGCATCGGCATTCAAATTAACGACATAAATATCATCAAATCCAAGCAACATACTTTCATAAGGCTCTGAATACGCAAATATATCAGCAGCAATAGAATCGAGTGGAATATTTTTAGTTAATGCTGGTAAAGGATTATTTTTAGAAACCACACTATGATTGGCTGCACCGGTGTTGAACAAGAACGTAACATCATATTCTTCAACAACCTGAGCTTTGCTAATCAGCACTGAGTCTCCTAATTTCAAATTGGCAAGGCCATCACCAGTAACTGCACGAAGTAATATTCCTGACCAAGGATTTGTTCCACTTTGGATTCCAACATTTCCTAATTGATCCAGTGTAGCAGTCACAATACCACCTATGGCAACATCTAAATCTGAACCATTCCAAATTGATGCACCGCTTCCAAATGGTGTTTCCTGAATTTGTGAAATTTTGGTAATTCCTCCATTCAAAACACGGTAAATTGAACCAGTTGCATTTGAATCAGGGTAATTTGAGTATAAGCCGTTGTTGTCGAATGCTTTAAACCAATAATTTACATATTCGCCATCGGCTTGAGCCGGAATATCAGCGCTATATGTATTGGCAGCTCCTTTTGTCATCACTACTTCAGTAAAAGTCAGGTTACCAATACCAACAGAATAATATAAACTAGCATTGGTTATTGTCCCGTCATTATCGGTGATAACAGCAGAAACCGTTACTGCGTCAGACGATGATGCAACAACCGGATCTCTCTGGATTTGACTAATAAAAGGAGCAGCAGCTGACACATTAATGTCAGTTGGTAAGAGTGTATTGATTTGATAACCATACGCGCCCACTTCTTCGATTGCACCTTGAATATAATTCAGTTTTGTTCCTTCAGAAGGAAATTGTTGTACATAATCGTTACACCAGCTGGCACTTGCATTCGCATCATTTCTCCAATATCCTGAGTTGTCATCAATGGCAATTTTATTTCCATTATTATCCTGAACACTCCAGAATTTCCTTGCACCACCATAACCCGGGCGATCACTAACA includes:
- a CDS encoding T9SS type A sorting domain-containing protein; protein product: MKKLYFILGLLLVSMYSIAQTHGRVIRMDSLQFVDSTELASGIDEPTYYKYGDTVTFQGVVIFNPHYYAKSATSRKATWIIDTSLHEWGGMMVFVDPGALANYTGDLDQLNNDTKFYENFVPGYTVKATGVMGQYSNNSQLYLIPIESEIIDIPNTIDTAHIIDPEIITIDLLEKNDGSGNIVTQRMTGEKYEGMFVRFENVTVVDVSDRPGYGGARKFWSVQDNNGNKIAIDDNSGYWRNDANASASWCNDYVQQFPSEGTKLNYIQGAIEEVGAYGYQINTLLPTDINVSAAAPFISQIQRDPVVASSSDAVTVSAVITDNDGTITNASLYYSVGIGNLTFTEVVMTKGAANTYSADIPAQADGEYVNYWFKAFDNNGLYSNYPDSNATGSIYRVLNGGITKISQIQETPFGSGASIWNGSDLDVAIGGIVTATLDQLGNVGIQSGTNPWSGILLRAVTGDGLANLKLGDSVLISKAQVVEEYDVTFLFNTGAANHSVVSKNNPLPALTKNIPLDSIAADIFAYSEPYESMLLGFDDIYVVNLNADAPSGNYGEWVFALDTNNTDGLRVDDLSRAIEGNFNVDSLTLNQHLGFVNGLLYYSFGNWKLTPRDKNDIEGFYTDTTTIGINLLNDQDIRLKLYPNPAKSQVFVEGSINEATQLSVRIFDLNGKLLLSDKQSVVGDFLINLDVNQLNSGLYFIEINANNEKSTISKFYKN